From one Paenibacillus sp. FSL K6-1330 genomic stretch:
- a CDS encoding HPr family phosphocarrier protein, producing the protein MTKHPVVVRLKTGLHARPAALFVQEANKYSSEIFVEKDDKKVNAKSIMGIMSLAISSGTEVYISAEGADAEQAVTSLVNLVSKEELENQ; encoded by the coding sequence ATGACAAAGCACCCGGTAGTCGTTCGGTTAAAGACGGGTCTTCACGCCAGACCGGCCGCGCTGTTCGTTCAGGAAGCGAATAAATATTCATCTGAAATCTTCGTTGAAAAAGATGATAAAAAAGTAAATGCCAAAAGTATCATGGGAATTATGAGCCTTGCGATCAGCTCTGGTACGGAAGTTTACATTAGTGCTGAGGGAGCCGACGCTGAGCAAGCGGTTACTTCACTCGTGAACTTGGTGAGCAAAGAGGAACTCGAGAACCAATAA
- a CDS encoding ABC transporter ATP-binding protein yields MTQEKSAGSNKAGSQAFFRLLKETKPPMLLLIGAILLSVVSTLIGLVIPMFTKSLVDGFSLTDMNRSHIIGLGIAFVLQTIASGVSIFLLSYTGQKMVAALRDRLWKKLLVLPIRYFDHNRSGESVSRMTNDTGVIKSLISDHVAGFFSGIISIVGSIGVLLYLNWKMTLTMFIVIPIAALILVPLGKKMYKISLGMQDETATFTANISQVLSEIRLVKASNAEDREYENGHKGITNLLNFGIKEGVVSAWIAPLMSFVLMMLLVVVIGYGGLQVSTGALTAGELVAFILYLIQIVMPMTQLTTFFTQFQKAKGATERILETLDAEEESISAGTDVVNANQRMSIENLSFGYKPDELVLHDISFKMEPGTVTAVVGPSGGGKTTLFSMLERFYLPQKGQIRLGKTAIDTFSLRSWRGLIGYVSQDSPMIAGTIRDNLCYGMDREVSDGEIRRAAEMAYADGFIDELPHGFDTDVGERGVKLSGGQRQRVAIARALLRDPKILMLDEATSSLDSRSEIEVQKALKNLMAGRTTIIIAHRLSTVVGANQIIFIEKGTVTGRGTHDELIEQHDMYREFAVQQLQMNETIEA; encoded by the coding sequence ATGACGCAGGAAAAGTCGGCCGGCAGCAATAAAGCAGGTTCGCAGGCCTTCTTCCGGCTGTTGAAAGAAACGAAACCTCCGATGCTGCTGCTGATTGGAGCGATCCTGCTGAGTGTGGTATCAACCCTGATCGGACTAGTCATTCCGATGTTTACAAAGAGCCTGGTGGATGGCTTTTCCTTAACGGATATGAATCGTTCCCATATCATCGGGCTTGGCATTGCGTTTGTGTTGCAGACGATTGCCTCGGGGGTCTCGATTTTCCTGCTGAGTTATACGGGACAGAAGATGGTGGCTGCCCTTAGGGATCGGCTGTGGAAAAAGCTGCTTGTGCTGCCGATTCGCTACTTCGATCATAACCGTTCAGGGGAATCGGTTAGCCGGATGACGAATGATACAGGAGTGATCAAAAGTCTCATATCGGACCATGTGGCCGGATTCTTCAGCGGGATCATTTCTATTGTCGGTTCCATTGGGGTGCTCCTCTATTTAAACTGGAAGATGACGCTGACGATGTTTATCGTCATTCCGATTGCAGCGCTGATTCTTGTGCCGCTTGGCAAGAAAATGTATAAAATATCGCTTGGCATGCAAGATGAGACAGCTACGTTTACCGCGAATATCAGTCAGGTGTTGTCCGAGATTCGCTTGGTTAAAGCTTCTAATGCTGAGGACAGAGAGTATGAGAATGGGCATAAAGGGATTACCAATCTGCTGAATTTCGGGATCAAGGAAGGTGTGGTATCCGCCTGGATCGCGCCGCTGATGTCCTTCGTGCTGATGATGCTGCTGGTGGTGGTCATCGGGTATGGCGGACTTCAGGTATCCACAGGGGCGCTGACCGCTGGGGAGCTGGTTGCGTTTATCCTGTATCTGATTCAGATCGTGATGCCGATGACGCAGTTAACGACGTTTTTTACCCAGTTTCAGAAGGCTAAAGGAGCAACGGAGCGAATATTGGAAACGCTGGATGCAGAGGAAGAGTCCATTTCGGCCGGTACTGATGTGGTGAACGCGAATCAGCGGATGTCCATCGAGAATCTTTCGTTTGGTTACAAGCCGGATGAGCTGGTGCTGCATGATATCAGCTTTAAGATGGAGCCGGGCACGGTCACGGCCGTGGTTGGACCGAGTGGCGGAGGCAAAACGACGCTGTTCTCCATGCTGGAGCGTTTTTACCTTCCGCAAAAAGGGCAGATCCGATTGGGCAAGACGGCGATCGATACGTTCTCTTTACGCTCATGGCGCGGATTGATCGGCTATGTTTCACAGGATAGTCCAATGATTGCGGGAACCATTCGTGACAACTTATGTTATGGGATGGACCGGGAGGTTAGCGATGGTGAGATCCGAAGAGCGGCAGAAATGGCCTATGCGGATGGATTTATCGACGAGCTGCCTCATGGCTTTGATACGGATGTGGGCGAACGGGGCGTGAAGCTTTCGGGCGGACAGCGGCAGCGGGTTGCCATCGCCAGAGCCCTGCTGCGGGATCCCAAGATTCTGATGCTGGACGAAGCCACTTCCAGTCTGGATAGTCGTTCCGAGATTGAAGTGCAGAAGGCGCTCAAGAACCTCATGGCTGGACGGACGACGATTATTATCGCGCACCGGTTATCCACGGTGGTGGGAGCGAATCAGATTATTTTCATTGAAAAAGGAACGGTAACCGGACGGGGAACGCATGATGAATTGATTGAGCAGCATGATATGTATAGGGAATTTGCCGTGCAGCAGCTGCAAATGAATGAAACGATCGAGGCCTAA